One stretch of Streptomyces sp. MMBL 11-1 DNA includes these proteins:
- a CDS encoding MFS transporter, whose translation MTEPSEATAAAEPQAPGGPAGTPSAATGPRSVTTRATLAGVAVSALLILAIVLGSRMLRNFDSALLPYAVATVFLAFGVAYRYTVWVSAPGARRLFKQGLRSLFSLDNFRRAPTALPKMIATYLGFQKFLGARSHARWAAHQLIFWGCVLAALITFPLTWGWFTFTSGSGAGPGYEMRIWGFKILGFDSLNVLGWLMFHGLDIAAVLVIPGASYFLWRRMKDRGAATGQRFAYDLVPLIALIVISVTGLLLTFSSIFLHGGGYQFLAILHMVSVVFTLIYIPFGKFFHIVQRPAAVGMQLFKYTGRKDDEVFACRRCEEPIDTGPYVENLRGTMRDLRLDFDSWAAYCPRCKRVLRGSAYLSHVKKGFK comes from the coding sequence GTGACCGAGCCCTCAGAAGCCACCGCAGCCGCCGAGCCCCAGGCCCCCGGCGGCCCCGCGGGCACGCCTTCCGCCGCTACCGGCCCCCGGTCCGTCACCACCCGGGCGACGCTCGCCGGCGTGGCTGTCTCCGCCCTGCTGATCCTCGCGATCGTGCTCGGCAGCCGCATGCTCCGCAACTTCGACTCGGCTCTCCTCCCCTATGCCGTGGCCACGGTCTTCCTCGCTTTCGGCGTCGCCTACCGGTACACCGTCTGGGTCTCCGCCCCCGGTGCCCGGCGCCTCTTCAAACAGGGCCTGCGCAGCCTCTTCTCCCTGGACAACTTCCGCAGGGCCCCTACCGCCCTGCCGAAGATGATCGCCACCTATCTGGGCTTCCAGAAGTTCCTCGGCGCCCGCTCCCACGCCCGCTGGGCCGCCCATCAGCTGATCTTCTGGGGCTGCGTCCTCGCCGCGCTGATCACCTTCCCGCTTACCTGGGGCTGGTTCACCTTCACCTCCGGCAGCGGTGCGGGACCCGGTTACGAGATGAGGATCTGGGGCTTCAAGATCCTCGGGTTCGATTCGCTCAACGTGCTCGGCTGGCTCATGTTCCACGGCCTGGACATCGCCGCCGTCCTCGTCATCCCCGGTGCCTCGTACTTCCTGTGGCGCCGGATGAAGGACCGCGGCGCCGCCACCGGTCAGCGCTTCGCCTACGACCTGGTGCCGCTGATCGCGCTCATCGTCATCTCCGTGACGGGGCTGCTGCTCACCTTCTCCTCGATCTTCCTGCACGGCGGCGGCTACCAGTTCCTCGCGATCCTGCACATGGTGTCGGTCGTCTTCACCCTCATCTACATCCCGTTCGGCAAGTTCTTCCACATCGTCCAGCGCCCGGCCGCGGTCGGCATGCAGCTGTTCAAGTACACCGGCCGCAAGGACGACGAGGTGTTCGCCTGCCGCCGCTGCGAGGAGCCCATCGACACCGGCCCCTATGTCGAGAACCTGCGCGGCACCATGCGCGACCTCCGGCTCGACTTCGACTCCTGGGCCGCATACTGCCCGCGCTGCAAGCGGGTGCTGCGCGGCAGCGCCTACCTCTCCCATGTGAAGAAGGGCTTCAAGTGA
- a CDS encoding P1 family peptidase, which translates to MDRVGPEARAASGDRVEPEGGASGRSPLLDALTDVAGIRVGHAEVAGAGALSGTTVVLAPEGGAVAAVDVRGGGPGTRETDALDPRNLVQRVDAVVLTGGSAYGLDAASGVMAWLEEQGRGVRVGAGPTQVVPVVPAAALFDLGRGGDWRARPDASTGRTAVEAAAATGAGEPVTEGGVGAGAGAMAGQLKGGIGTASTRLASGVTVAALVAVNAAGSVVDPRTGVLFGEYGTGEPPVHPPAEVHAAAARRLAREREATEAAGAGAPPFNTTIAVVATDADLTRAQAQKLAGTAHDGLARAVRPVHLLTDGDTVFTLATGQIRVPPGDPAAVNEILAAGADVLARAIVKAARAARSIEGPGGRLLSYTELYGAWS; encoded by the coding sequence ATGGACCGCGTCGGACCCGAGGCCCGTGCGGCATCCGGGGACCGCGTGGAGCCGGAGGGCGGGGCTTCCGGGCGCTCGCCCCTGCTGGACGCGCTGACCGATGTGGCCGGAATCCGCGTCGGCCACGCCGAGGTCGCCGGGGCGGGTGCGTTGAGCGGCACGACCGTCGTCCTGGCCCCCGAGGGCGGGGCCGTGGCCGCCGTGGACGTGCGGGGCGGCGGGCCGGGCACGCGGGAGACGGACGCGCTGGACCCGCGCAATCTGGTGCAGCGGGTCGACGCCGTCGTCCTCACGGGAGGCAGTGCGTACGGGCTCGACGCCGCGTCCGGCGTGATGGCCTGGCTGGAGGAGCAGGGCCGGGGCGTCCGGGTCGGCGCCGGACCCACCCAGGTGGTGCCGGTCGTTCCGGCCGCCGCCCTCTTCGACCTCGGCCGGGGCGGCGACTGGCGGGCCCGCCCCGACGCGTCGACCGGCCGCACCGCGGTGGAGGCCGCGGCAGCCACGGGGGCCGGGGAGCCCGTCACCGAGGGCGGCGTGGGCGCGGGCGCCGGCGCGATGGCCGGGCAGCTCAAGGGCGGCATCGGCACGGCGAGCACCCGCCTCGCCTCCGGGGTCACGGTGGCCGCCCTCGTCGCGGTGAACGCGGCGGGTTCGGTGGTCGACCCCCGGACCGGGGTGCTGTTCGGGGAGTACGGGACGGGGGAGCCGCCGGTCCACCCTCCGGCCGAGGTCCACGCGGCGGCGGCGCGGCGTCTCGCGCGGGAGCGGGAGGCGACGGAGGCGGCCGGGGCCGGAGCCCCGCCGTTCAACACGACGATCGCGGTCGTCGCCACGGACGCGGACCTGACCCGGGCTCAGGCCCAGAAGCTGGCGGGCACCGCACACGACGGGCTGGCCCGCGCGGTGCGCCCTGTCCATCTCCTGACCGACGGGGACACCGTGTTCACGCTGGCCACCGGGCAGATACGGGTGCCGCCCGGGGACCCGGCCGCCGTCAACGAGATCCTGGCGGCGGGCGCGGACGTCCTGGCGCGGGCCATCGTGAAGGCCGCGCGCGCGGCCCGGAGCATCGAGGGACCGGGCGGCAGGCTCCTCTCGTACACGGAGCTGTACGGCGCCTGGTCCTAG
- a CDS encoding DUF6227 family protein, with protein MSDPYETTEHHLDRLLRRALNSFDLPDSTVDRLGTALTHSSSLHSSHHSSVLHRETYRHTYLLADGSTLTLWELVHSGGRDVRIPRRHELYDDEGDARIAASRLAGSFSDSPAFGDEGVRETPGDLEMLTLLMSAPPAPLPRTYAPDNSADHARRVLRRAENADRPGERKTRLLRSAFAHHITQIFGRQCRVDGRPAGFTLYEHAFLLLDGSETSLWEVEHTATPDGRHMCEVYEDEHAARAAMENRIRIC; from the coding sequence TTGAGCGATCCGTACGAGACAACCGAGCACCACCTCGACCGACTCCTGCGACGCGCCCTCAACTCCTTCGACCTTCCCGACAGCACGGTCGACCGCCTCGGCACCGCGCTCACCCACAGCAGTTCGCTGCACTCGTCGCACCACAGCTCCGTGCTGCACCGCGAGACCTACCGTCACACGTATCTCCTCGCCGACGGCTCCACCCTCACCCTGTGGGAGCTGGTGCACAGCGGAGGCCGGGACGTGCGGATACCGCGTCGGCACGAGCTGTACGACGACGAGGGCGACGCCCGCATCGCCGCTTCCCGCCTCGCCGGGAGCTTCTCCGACTCCCCGGCCTTCGGCGACGAGGGGGTGCGGGAGACCCCGGGCGATCTGGAGATGCTGACGCTGCTGATGTCGGCCCCGCCGGCCCCGCTCCCCCGGACGTACGCCCCCGACAATTCCGCGGACCACGCCCGCCGGGTGCTGCGCCGCGCGGAGAACGCCGACCGGCCGGGCGAGCGGAAGACACGGCTGCTCCGGTCCGCGTTCGCCCACCACATCACCCAGATCTTCGGACGTCAGTGCCGCGTCGACGGCCGCCCGGCCGGATTCACGCTCTACGAGCACGCGTTCCTGCTGCTGGACGGCAGCGAGACGAGCCTGTGGGAGGTCGAGCACACGGCGACGCCCGACGGCCGCCACATGTGCGAGGTGTACGAGGACGAGCACGCCGCCCGTGCGGCGATGGAGAACCGCATCCGGATCTGCTGA
- a CDS encoding MFS transporter codes for MPTSAPPPPTASHLAPPTTPATPAPRTAEEAAAAPAPADRRRWFALAIVMTAAFMDLVDVTIVNIAIPSIQRETGASVSAIQWITAGYALAFAAGLITGGRLGDIYGRKRLFLIGIGGFTLASALCGFAGSPEILVAARVLQGATAALMVPQVLSIVHATFPAHERGKVFGLFGAIVGLGAVSGPLLGALLTEWDLFGLGWRPIFLINLPVGIAGLLLGAKFITESKAPRAVRLDLLGVALITLAMLMLIYPLTRGHELGWPLWGHLSMVGSLFVFGALVLYQRHRARTDGSPLIELSLFRVKSFAAGIAVQLTFGVGLGIFFLVWTLYMQMGLGWSVLRAGTTGIPFSVAVSVAAGISVQKLVPRFGRKVLQAGALLMIAGLLVYLWESEQYGMAITSWQMAVPLVVMGGGMGLVVAPLTNAVLSEVPKEHAGSASGLINTVQQMGTALGLGLVSVVFYGAIGDRLAPEAVGPAFVDAFQQALWWVAGVFSVIFLVMFALPARPRAHVEGDAHAEGGAS; via the coding sequence ATGCCTACTTCCGCACCTCCGCCGCCCACGGCGTCGCACCTCGCACCACCCACCACACCTGCCACCCCCGCCCCACGGACCGCAGAGGAAGCAGCCGCGGCCCCCGCCCCGGCCGACCGGCGTCGCTGGTTCGCGCTCGCCATCGTGATGACCGCCGCCTTCATGGACCTGGTCGACGTCACGATCGTCAACATCGCGATCCCCAGCATCCAACGCGAGACCGGAGCCTCGGTCTCCGCGATCCAGTGGATCACCGCCGGTTACGCGCTCGCGTTCGCGGCCGGGCTGATCACGGGCGGCCGGCTCGGCGACATCTACGGGCGCAAGCGGCTCTTCCTCATCGGCATCGGCGGATTCACGCTCGCCTCCGCCCTGTGCGGATTCGCGGGCAGCCCCGAGATACTGGTCGCCGCGCGGGTCCTCCAGGGCGCCACCGCCGCACTGATGGTGCCTCAGGTGCTGTCGATCGTGCACGCCACCTTCCCCGCGCACGAGCGTGGCAAGGTCTTCGGGCTCTTCGGCGCGATCGTCGGGCTCGGCGCGGTCTCCGGGCCGCTGCTGGGCGCGCTGCTCACCGAATGGGACCTCTTCGGGCTCGGCTGGCGGCCGATCTTCCTGATCAACCTGCCCGTGGGCATCGCCGGACTGCTTCTCGGCGCGAAGTTCATCACCGAGTCGAAGGCCCCCAGGGCGGTCCGCCTCGACCTGCTCGGCGTCGCCCTGATCACTCTGGCGATGCTGATGCTCATCTACCCGCTCACCCGGGGACATGAGCTGGGCTGGCCGCTCTGGGGTCATCTGTCGATGGTGGGCAGCCTGTTCGTCTTCGGGGCGCTGGTCCTGTACCAGCGGCACAGGGCGCGGACGGACGGCTCGCCGCTGATCGAACTTTCCCTGTTCCGGGTCAAGAGCTTCGCCGCCGGCATCGCCGTGCAGCTGACCTTCGGTGTCGGCCTCGGCATCTTCTTCCTGGTCTGGACCCTGTACATGCAGATGGGTCTCGGCTGGAGCGTTCTGCGCGCCGGCACGACGGGCATCCCGTTCTCCGTCGCCGTCTCGGTGGCCGCCGGGATCTCCGTGCAGAAGCTGGTGCCCCGCTTCGGCCGCAAGGTGCTCCAGGCCGGTGCGCTCCTCATGATCGCCGGACTGCTGGTCTACCTCTGGGAGAGCGAGCAGTACGGCATGGCCATCACGTCCTGGCAGATGGCCGTCCCGCTGGTGGTCATGGGCGGGGGGATGGGGCTGGTCGTGGCTCCGCTGACCAACGCCGTGCTCTCCGAAGTGCCCAAGGAGCACGCCGGATCGGCGTCCGGGCTGATCAACACCGTGCAGCAGATGGGGACGGCGCTCGGCCTCGGCCTGGTGTCCGTCGTCTTCTACGGGGCGATCGGCGACCGGCTGGCCCCCGAGGCGGTCGGCCCGGCGTTCGTCGACGCGTTCCAGCAGGCGCTGTGGTGGGTGGCCGGGGTGTTCTCGGTGATCTTCCTGGTGATGTTCGCGCTGCCCGCCCGGCCGCGCGCCCACGTCGAGGGCGACGCCCACGCGGAGGGCGGCGCGAGCTGA
- a CDS encoding helix-turn-helix transcriptional regulator, translated as MSDTPARLLKLLSLLQTPREWPGGELAERLDVSPRTIRRDIDRLRDLGYPVEASRGSVGGYRLVAGAAMPPLLLDDEEAVAIAVGLRAGAGHAIEGVDEASVRALAKLEQVLPSRLRHRVSALQNATVPLTRGDGSTIDPRTLTTLASAATGRERLRFAYRSGDGTRTKRQVEPYRLVSTGQRWYLVAYDLDREDWRTFRVDRVGEPHATGARFAPRPLPVEGAGGDAGGGDAAKYLARSMRRMKPELCLDVWFGAPAEFVAARLPAHLGTPEPDGEGACRLRTSCTDSLEWVALRLALVDCEFSAHGPPQLVAYLESLGARLTRAALAPAPASASEGGRRGTGRAPGQDRPRATPERVRPVADPEQG; from the coding sequence ATGTCCGACACCCCCGCACGACTGCTGAAACTGCTGTCGCTCCTCCAGACCCCACGCGAGTGGCCGGGCGGCGAGTTGGCCGAGCGGCTCGATGTCAGTCCGCGCACGATCCGCCGGGACATCGACCGGCTGCGTGACCTGGGCTACCCGGTCGAGGCGTCACGCGGCTCGGTCGGCGGCTATCGCCTGGTGGCGGGCGCTGCCATGCCACCCCTCCTGCTGGACGACGAGGAGGCGGTGGCCATCGCGGTGGGGCTGCGGGCCGGGGCGGGGCATGCGATCGAGGGCGTCGACGAGGCCTCCGTACGGGCGCTGGCGAAGTTGGAACAGGTGCTCCCCTCCCGGTTGCGGCACCGGGTCTCCGCGCTCCAGAACGCCACGGTGCCGCTGACCCGGGGCGACGGCTCCACCATCGACCCGCGGACCCTGACGACGCTGGCCTCGGCGGCCACCGGGCGGGAGCGGCTGAGGTTCGCGTACCGCAGCGGCGACGGCACCCGGACGAAACGGCAGGTCGAGCCGTACCGGCTGGTGAGCACCGGGCAGCGCTGGTACCTGGTCGCGTACGACCTCGACCGGGAGGACTGGCGTACGTTCCGGGTGGACCGGGTCGGCGAGCCGCACGCGACGGGGGCCAGGTTCGCGCCGAGGCCGCTGCCCGTCGAGGGCGCGGGGGGTGACGCCGGGGGCGGGGACGCGGCGAAGTACCTGGCCCGGTCGATGAGGCGGATGAAGCCGGAGCTGTGCCTCGATGTGTGGTTCGGGGCGCCGGCGGAGTTCGTGGCGGCGCGGCTGCCCGCGCATCTCGGGACGCCGGAGCCCGACGGGGAGGGCGCTTGCCGGCTGCGGACCTCGTGCACCGATTCGCTGGAGTGGGTGGCGCTGCGGCTGGCTCTGGTGGACTGCGAGTTCTCCGCGCACGGGCCGCCGCAACTGGTGGCGTACCTGGAGAGCCTCGGCGCCCGGCTGACCCGCGCCGCCCTCGCCCCGGCCCCGGCCTCAGCCTCGGAGGGAGGGCGGCGCGGAACAGGGCGGGCCCCGGGCCAGGACCGGCCCCGCGCCACCCCGGAACGGGTGCGTCCGGTGGCGGACCCGGAACAGGGATGA
- a CDS encoding sigma-70 family RNA polymerase sigma factor yields MATRAVARRTSTTSGGSGRAGSVRAVGGEIADRDLVGMYLDEIARTPLLDAAKEVDLSQTIEAGVFAQQILDGAVESAAGDAKREELEALVAEGERAKDIFIRSNLRLVVAVARRYPRAGLPLLDLIQEGNAGLVRAVEKFDYAKGFKFSTYATWWIRQAITRSIADQSRTIRLPVHLVEELGRIRRVQREFNREHGRDPEHAEIAAELDSNAERVGNVLDWARDPVSLNMSVDDDGDTQFGDLLEDTSAVSPEQSVMTLLRSEELEDLIGKLDNRTASIIKMRYGIEDGRERTLTEVGKQHGLTRERIRQIEKHALLELKRMAHDTGFDAAA; encoded by the coding sequence ATGGCAACCCGTGCCGTCGCCCGTCGTACGTCCACCACTTCCGGTGGGTCCGGCCGGGCAGGCAGTGTTCGCGCCGTGGGCGGAGAGATCGCCGATCGCGACCTGGTCGGCATGTACCTGGACGAGATCGCCCGCACACCGCTGCTCGACGCCGCCAAGGAAGTCGACCTCTCCCAGACCATCGAGGCGGGCGTCTTCGCCCAGCAGATCCTCGACGGCGCGGTGGAGAGCGCCGCCGGTGACGCGAAGCGTGAGGAGCTGGAGGCGCTGGTCGCCGAGGGCGAGCGCGCCAAGGACATATTCATCCGTTCCAACCTCCGGCTCGTCGTGGCTGTGGCCCGCCGTTACCCGCGCGCCGGGCTCCCTCTGCTCGACCTCATCCAGGAGGGCAACGCGGGCCTGGTGCGCGCGGTCGAGAAGTTCGACTACGCCAAGGGCTTCAAGTTCTCCACGTACGCCACCTGGTGGATCCGGCAGGCCATCACCCGGTCCATCGCCGACCAGTCCCGCACGATCCGGCTCCCCGTCCACCTGGTGGAGGAGCTCGGCCGGATCCGCCGGGTCCAGCGCGAGTTCAACCGAGAGCACGGGCGTGACCCGGAGCACGCGGAGATCGCCGCCGAGCTCGACTCCAACGCCGAGCGCGTGGGCAACGTCCTGGACTGGGCCCGCGACCCGGTCAGTCTCAACATGTCCGTGGACGACGACGGCGACACCCAGTTCGGCGACCTGCTGGAGGACACCTCCGCCGTCTCGCCCGAGCAGTCCGTGATGACCCTGCTCCGCAGTGAGGAGCTGGAGGACCTGATCGGCAAGCTCGACAACAGGACTGCCTCGATCATCAAGATGAGGTACGGCATCGAGGACGGCCGGGAGCGGACGCTGACCGAAGTGGGCAAGCAGCACGGCCTCACACGGGAGCGGATCCGCCAGATAGAGAAGCACGCACTGCTCGAATTGAAGCGAATGGCTCACGACACGGGCTTTGACGCTGCGGCGTGA
- a CDS encoding questin oxidase family protein, which produces MDDTTGTLDEALERIHVSGPERDGWLSNHAPMAVEALVRHGQAPAVHRWLDRYGPKLEEMPDGTGSPVTARNWHEALGDPRRIADWTAFFEQETAEKPWRDVLAEWWPRLLPGIAAGATHPAIRVGHSVRTLLAGEESVPRVRELAHALGYWAARHQPLPALTPLGPAPSAAAALYRVPLVPDPNGGIRERFAQLTGFPTWPEPERDSAAEPERDPAPGRGGGTGPGRGPGGPEAARSALRELVRASTHRYATHAHGDPIMLVHAATAPNAVLRTLPALPGELWVPSLRAAWAASAAVTAAYAPREAAPVPAPESGAPDAGELFARAAAHGDDHTIKFADTALDVGDALAFTAARRAIELNPPVF; this is translated from the coding sequence ATGGACGACACCACAGGCACCCTCGACGAGGCGCTGGAGCGCATCCATGTCTCGGGACCGGAGCGCGACGGCTGGCTGAGCAATCACGCGCCGATGGCCGTGGAGGCCCTGGTGCGGCACGGCCAGGCGCCGGCGGTGCACCGCTGGCTGGACCGGTACGGCCCGAAGCTGGAGGAGATGCCGGACGGCACCGGCTCCCCCGTGACCGCGCGGAACTGGCACGAGGCGCTGGGCGACCCGCGCCGCATCGCCGACTGGACGGCGTTCTTCGAGCAGGAAACGGCCGAGAAACCCTGGCGCGACGTGCTCGCCGAGTGGTGGCCCCGGCTGCTGCCGGGCATCGCCGCGGGCGCCACGCATCCGGCGATCCGGGTGGGACATTCCGTACGGACCCTGCTGGCGGGCGAGGAGAGCGTCCCGCGCGTCCGGGAGCTGGCCCACGCCCTCGGCTACTGGGCCGCCCGGCACCAGCCGCTGCCCGCCCTGACGCCGCTCGGCCCGGCCCCGAGTGCGGCGGCGGCGCTGTACCGGGTCCCGCTGGTGCCCGACCCGAACGGCGGCATCCGGGAGCGGTTCGCGCAGCTGACCGGCTTCCCGACCTGGCCGGAGCCGGAGCGGGACTCCGCCGCGGAGCCGGAGCGAGACCCTGCCCCGGGGCGGGGAGGAGGCACCGGTCCGGGGCGGGGGCCCGGCGGCCCGGAGGCGGCCCGGTCCGCGCTCCGGGAGCTCGTACGGGCCTCGACGCACCGGTACGCGACCCACGCGCACGGCGATCCGATCATGCTGGTCCACGCGGCGACCGCACCCAACGCGGTCCTGCGTACCCTGCCGGCCCTGCCGGGCGAACTGTGGGTGCCGAGTCTGCGGGCCGCCTGGGCTGCGAGCGCTGCGGTCACCGCCGCCTACGCACCCCGTGAGGCGGCCCCCGTCCCGGCCCCGGAGTCCGGCGCCCCGGACGCTGGGGAGCTGTTCGCCCGGGCGGCGGCGCATGGCGACGACCACACCATCAAGTTCGCCGACACGGCACTGGACGTGGGCGACGCGCTCGCGTTCACCGCCGCCCGGCGCGCGATCGAGCTGAACCCGCCGGTCTTTTAG
- a CDS encoding dioxygenase family protein — MTVTAERMPALYLSHGAPPLADDPVWPGELAAWSAGLPRPRAILMVSAHWEEAPLALGATGTVPLVYDFWGFPEHYYGVRYGAPGAPELADSVRKLLRGAGTPVQDIPDRGLDHGAYVPLVEMFPDADIPVLQISLPTLDPQKLMGIGRKLAPLRDEGVLIVGSGFFTHNLAALRHRGGGVPGWSAEFDDWGDRALRAQDVDALIDFEHASPAGKLAHPRTEHFAPLFVTLGAAEGELDRGRSVIDGFWMGLAKRSVQFG; from the coding sequence ATGACAGTCACCGCGGAGCGGATGCCCGCCCTCTACCTCTCGCACGGCGCGCCGCCGCTGGCCGACGATCCCGTCTGGCCCGGTGAACTCGCCGCCTGGTCCGCGGGGCTGCCCCGCCCCCGCGCGATCCTGATGGTCTCCGCCCACTGGGAGGAGGCCCCGCTCGCGCTCGGCGCCACCGGGACCGTGCCGCTCGTGTACGACTTCTGGGGCTTTCCCGAGCACTATTACGGGGTGCGTTACGGAGCCCCGGGCGCGCCCGAACTCGCCGACAGCGTCCGCAAGCTGCTGCGCGGAGCCGGTACGCCGGTCCAGGACATTCCGGACCGCGGCCTCGACCACGGCGCGTACGTACCGCTGGTGGAGATGTTCCCGGACGCCGACATCCCCGTCCTCCAGATCTCGCTGCCGACCCTCGACCCCCAGAAGCTGATGGGCATCGGGCGCAAACTCGCACCCCTGCGTGACGAGGGCGTTCTCATCGTCGGCAGCGGCTTCTTCACCCACAACCTGGCCGCTCTGCGGCACCGGGGCGGCGGCGTTCCCGGCTGGTCGGCGGAGTTCGACGACTGGGGCGACCGGGCGCTGCGGGCCCAGGACGTCGACGCGCTGATCGACTTCGAGCACGCGTCCCCGGCCGGGAAGCTGGCCCACCCGCGCACCGAGCACTTCGCGCCGCTGTTCGTGACGCTGGGCGCGGCCGAGGGCGAGCTGGACCGGGGGCGCAGCGTCATCGACGGCTTCTGGATGGGGCTGGCGAAGCGCTCGGTGCAGTTCGGCTGA
- a CDS encoding MarR family winged helix-turn-helix transcriptional regulator, producing the protein MEYMTTASTSAPRWLTDEEQHAWRAYLQATTLLEDHLDRQLQRDAGMPHIYYGLLVQLAQAPRRRMRMTELARNAKITRSRLSHAIARLEKNGWVRREECPSDKRGQNAVLTDDGYAMLRRSAPGHVEAVRQAMFDRLTPEQVRSLGEIMRAIATGLEPEDTDADLPWLR; encoded by the coding sequence GTGGAGTACATGACCACGGCATCCACCAGCGCCCCGCGCTGGCTCACCGACGAGGAGCAGCACGCCTGGCGCGCCTATCTGCAGGCCACCACACTGCTGGAGGATCACCTCGACCGCCAGTTGCAGCGCGACGCGGGCATGCCGCACATCTATTACGGGCTGCTCGTCCAGCTCGCGCAGGCCCCCCGCCGCCGGATGCGGATGACGGAGCTGGCCCGGAACGCGAAGATCACCCGGTCCCGGCTCTCGCACGCCATCGCCCGGCTGGAGAAGAACGGGTGGGTACGCCGCGAGGAATGCCCCTCCGACAAGCGCGGCCAGAACGCGGTGCTCACCGACGACGGGTACGCGATGCTCCGCCGCTCGGCGCCGGGCCACGTCGAGGCCGTACGGCAGGCGATGTTCGACCGGCTCACGCCCGAGCAGGTGAGGAGCCTCGGGGAGATCATGCGGGCGATCGCCACCGGCCTGGAGCCGGAGGACACGGACGCGGATCTGCCCTGGCTCCGCTGA
- a CDS encoding MFS transporter produces the protein MSKTADTALPDPSRWKALAFIALAQLMVVLDATIVNIALPSAQTDLGISDGNKQWVITAYALAFGGLLLFGGRIADLWGRKRTFVVGLIGFALASALGGAAQNEAMMFGSRALQGVFGALLAPAALSLLAVMFTDAKERAKAFGIYGAIAGGGGAVGLILGGFLTEYLNWRWTFFVNIPFAIVAAAGAYFVIREPSGARNRAPLDIPGVVLSTLGLVALVYGFTRAESAGWSDAVTVSMFVAAAVLLIAFVVTEAHVKSPLLPLRVLTERNRGGVYLSLGLAIIAMFGLFLFLTYYLQVVKGYSPVKTGFAFMPMIVGMITGSTQIGTRLMTRVPPRLLMGPGFLVAAVGMLLLTQLDLNTSYAAVILPGMLLLGLGMGTAFMPAMSLATHGIEPRDAGVASAMVNTSQQVGGAIGTALLNTIAASATTAYVADHAARATDPQLLELQAMVSGFAAAIWWAVGILVAAAAIALTLINTGRPGMGSGGADDAAGAGAEEEFRIPVVAH, from the coding sequence ATGTCAAAAACGGCTGATACCGCCCTTCCCGATCCAAGTCGCTGGAAGGCCCTGGCCTTCATCGCGCTCGCCCAGCTGATGGTCGTCCTCGACGCGACCATCGTGAACATCGCGCTGCCCTCCGCCCAGACCGACCTCGGTATATCCGACGGCAACAAGCAGTGGGTCATCACCGCCTACGCCCTCGCCTTCGGCGGGCTTCTCCTCTTCGGCGGCCGGATCGCCGACCTCTGGGGACGCAAGCGCACCTTCGTCGTCGGTCTGATCGGCTTCGCGCTGGCCTCCGCGCTCGGCGGCGCCGCCCAGAACGAGGCGATGATGTTCGGCTCCCGGGCCCTCCAGGGTGTCTTCGGCGCCCTGCTCGCCCCGGCCGCCCTCTCCCTGCTCGCCGTGATGTTCACCGACGCCAAGGAGCGCGCCAAGGCGTTCGGCATCTACGGGGCCATCGCCGGTGGCGGTGGCGCGGTCGGGCTGATCCTCGGCGGTTTCCTCACCGAGTACCTGAACTGGCGCTGGACGTTCTTCGTCAACATCCCGTTCGCCATCGTCGCCGCCGCGGGCGCGTACTTCGTGATCCGCGAGCCGTCCGGCGCCCGCAACCGTGCACCGCTGGACATCCCCGGCGTCGTGCTCTCCACGCTCGGCCTGGTCGCCCTGGTGTACGGCTTCACCCGCGCCGAGTCCGCCGGCTGGTCGGACGCGGTGACCGTCTCCATGTTCGTCGCCGCCGCCGTGCTGCTGATCGCCTTCGTCGTGACCGAGGCGCACGTGAAGTCGCCGCTGCTGCCGCTGCGCGTCCTCACCGAGCGCAACCGCGGCGGGGTCTACCTCTCGCTGGGGCTCGCCATCATCGCGATGTTCGGGCTGTTCCTCTTCCTGACCTACTACCTCCAGGTCGTGAAGGGCTACTCCCCGGTGAAGACCGGCTTCGCGTTCATGCCCATGATCGTCGGCATGATCACCGGGTCCACCCAGATCGGCACCCGGCTGATGACCCGGGTCCCGCCGCGCCTGCTGATGGGCCCCGGCTTCCTGGTCGCCGCGGTCGGCATGCTGCTCCTGACCCAGCTGGACCTGAACACCAGCTACGCCGCCGTCATCCTGCCCGGCATGCTGCTTCTCGGCCTCGGCATGGGTACGGCGTTCATGCCGGCGATGTCCCTGGCCACGCACGGCATCGAGCCGCGTGACGCGGGTGTGGCCTCCGCGATGGTCAACACCTCGCAGCAGGTCGGCGGCGCCATCGGCACCGCACTGCTGAACACCATCGCCGCGAGCGCCACCACCGCGTACGTCGCCGATCACGCGGCCCGCGCCACGGACCCGCAGCTCCTGGAGCTCCAGGCCATGGTGAGCGGTTTCGCCGCCGCGATCTGGTGGGCTGTCGGCATCCTCGTCGCCGCCGCGGCCATCGCGCTCACCCTCATCAACACCGGCCGCCCCGGAATGGGGTCCGGCGGGGCGGACGACGCGGCCGGCGCGGGTGCCGAGGAGGAGTTCAGGATCCCGGTGGTCGCCCACTGA